In a genomic window of Glycine max cultivar Williams 82 chromosome 13, Glycine_max_v4.0, whole genome shotgun sequence:
- the LOC100775664 gene encoding nucleobase-ascorbate transporter 1, whose translation MADITHQPMEQLQDLEYCIDSNPPWAETILLAFQNYILMLGTSVMIPSMLVPAMGGSSGDKAQVIQTLLFVAGINTLLQALFGTRLPAVVGGSFAYVIPIAHIISDSSLQRINDPHERFLQTMRAIQGALIVASSIQIVLGYSQVWGLFSRFFSPLGMAPVVGLVGLGLIQRGFPALGNCVEIGIPMLLLVVGLSQYLKHVRPFRDIPIFERFPVLICVTIVWIYSVILTASGAYRHKPTITQNSCRTDRANLISTAPWFMFPYPLQWGPPTFSAGHSFAMMSAVIVSMVESTGAYKAASRLAIATPPPAYVLSRGIGWQGIGILLDGLYGTGTGSTVSVENVGLLGLTRVGSRRVVQISAGFMIFFSTLGKFGAVFASIPFPIFAALYCVLFGLVAAVGISFLQFTNMNSMRNLIITGLTLFLGISVPQFSNQYWTSSHHGPVHTNAGWFNAFLNTIFSSPATVGLIVAVLLDNTLEVERSKKDRGMPWWVKFRTFRGDNRNEEFYTLPFNLNRFFPPT comes from the exons CTGAAACCATCCTATTAGCATTTCAAAATTACATATTGATGCTTGGCACAAGTGTGATGATCCCTTCAATGCTTGTTCCAGCTATGGGAGGAAGTTCT GGTGACAAGGCACAAGTAATACAGACACTACTTTTTGTAGCTGGCATTAACACACTTCTCCAAGCACTTTTTGGAACAAGACTTCCTGCTGTAGTTGGAGGTTCATTTGCATATGTAATTCCAATTGCTCATATTATTAGTGACTCCTCATTGCAACGAATCAATGATCCTCATGAA AGATTTTTACAAACAATGCGAGCTATACAAGGAGCTCTAATCGTAGCCTCAAGCATTCAGATAGTCCTGGGTTACAGTCAAGTATGGGGTCTTTTCTCAAG ATTTTTCAGTCCTCTTGGCATGGCACCTGTAGTTGGACTGGTTGGATTAGGGTTAATTCAACGAGGATTTCCTGCG TTGGGGAACTGTGTAGAAATTGGCATACCAATGTTGTTGTTGGTTGTTGGGTTGTCACAA TATCTAAAGCATGTGAGACCGTTTAGAGACATTCCTATCTTTGAACGTTTTCCAGTTTTGATTTGTGTCACAATTGTTTGGATATACTCTGTCATTTTGACTGCCAGTGGAGCTTATCGGCATAAACCCACCATAACACAGAACAGTTGTCGCACGGACAGAGCTAATCTGATATCTACTGCCCCATG GTTCATGTTCCCATACCCTCTCCAATGGGGTCCACCAACATTTTCTGCTGGTCATTCATTTGCAATGATGTCTGCGGTTATTGTATCAATGGTGGAG TCAACTGGTGCATATAAGGCCGCATCTCGTTTGGCTATTGCCACTCCACCTCCTGCTTATGTGTTGAGTCGAGGCATCGGTTGGCAG gggaTTGGTATCTTACTTGACGGTCTCTATGGAACAGGGACAGGTTCCACTGTTTCTGT GGAAAATGTAGGACTCCTTGGCCTAACCCGAGTTGGAAGTCGCCGAGTTGTTCAAATTTCTGCTGGTTTTATGATATTCTTCTCTACTTTAG GaaagtttggagctgtgtttgcATCCATACCCTTCCCAATATTTGCTGCATTATACTGTGTTCTCTTTGGCCTTGTTG CTGCAGTTGGCATATCATTTCTTCAGTTCACAAACATGAACTCTATGAGAAACCTTATTATCACAGGGCTCACACTGTTCCTTGGAATATCTGTGCCTCAATTTTCAAATCAATATTGGACCAGCTCACACCATGGTCCTGTTCATACTAATGCTGGATGG TTCAATGCTTTCTTGAACACTATATTCTCATCGCCGGCAACAGTAGGTTTGATTGTGGCAGTGTTACTTGACAACACTCTGGAGGTCGAAAGGTCAAAAAAAGATCGAGGGATGCCGTGGTGGGTTAAGTTTAGAACATTTAGAGGAGATAACAGAAATGAAGAATTCTATACTTTGCCTTTCAATCTCAACAGGTTCTTCCCACCTACTTGA